A genomic window from Macaca mulatta isolate MMU2019108-1 chromosome 19, T2T-MMU8v2.0, whole genome shotgun sequence includes:
- the EVI5L gene encoding EVI5-like protein isoform X1, which yields MASPTLSPDSSSQEALSAPTCSPTSDSENLSPDELELLAKLEEQNRLLEADSKSMRSMNGSRRNSGSSLVSSSSASSNLSHLEEDTWILWGRIANEWEEWRRRKEKLLKELIRKGIPHHFRAIVWQLLCSATDMPVKNQYSELLKMSSPCEKLIRRDIARTYPEHEFFKGQDSLGQEVLFNVMKAYSLVDREVGYCQGSAFIVGLLLMQMPEEEAFCVFVRLMQEYRLRELFKPSMAELGLCIYQFEYMLQEQLPDLNTHFRSQSFHTSMYASSWFLTLFLTTFPLPVATRVFDIFMYEGLEIVFRVGLALLQVNQAELMQLDMEGMSQYFQRVIPHQFDSCPDKLVLKAYQVKYNPKKMKRLEKEYAAMKSKEMEEQIEIKRLRTENRLLKQRIETLEKESAALADRLIQGQVTRAQEAEENYVIKRELAVVRQQCSSAAEDLQKAQSTIRQLQEQQENPRLTEDFVSHLETELEQSRLRETETLGALREMQDKVLDMEKRNSSLPDENNVAQLQEELKALKVREGQAVASTRELKLQLQELSDTWQAHLARGGRWKESPRKLVVGELQDELMSVRLREAQALAEGRELRQRVVELETQDHIHRNLLNRVEAERAALQEKLQYLAAQNKGLQTQLSESRRKQAEAECKSKEEVMAVRLREADSMAAVAEMRQRIAELEIQREEGRIQGQLNHSDSSQYIRELKDQIEELKAEVRLLKGPPPFEDPLAFDGLSLARHLDEDSLPSSDEELLGVGVGAALQDALYPLSPRDARFFRRLERPAKDSEGSSDSDADELAAPYSQGLDN from the exons ATGGCGAGCCCCACTCTGAGCCCCGACTCCTCATCCCAGGAGGCCCTGTCGGCCCCCACCTGCTCCCCGACCTCTGACTCCGAGAACCTTAGCCCCGATGAGCTGGAGCTGCTGGCCAAGCTCGAAGAGCAGAACCG GCTCCTGGAGGCCGACTCTAAGTCCATGCGCTCCATGAATGGCTCGCGGCGGAACAGTGGCTCCTCACTGGTGTCCAGCTCCTCGGCCTCCTCCAACCTGAGCCACCTGGAGGAGGACACGTGGATCCTGTGGGGCCGGATCGCCAATGAGTGGGAGGAGTGGCGGCGCAGGAAGGAGAAGCTGCTCAAG GAGCTGATCCGCAAGGGCATCCCACACCACTTCCGGGCCATCGTGTGGCAGCTCCTATGCAGCGCCACGGACATGCCAGTCAAGAACCAGTACTCTGAGCTGCTAAAGATGTCCTCGCCGTGCGAGAAGCTGATCCGCAGGGACATTGCCCGCACCTACCCAGAACACGAGTTCTTCAAGGGCCAGGACAGCCTGGGCCAGGAGGTCCTCTTCAATGTCATGAAG GCATACTCGCTGGTGGACCGGGAGGTGGGCTACTGCCAGGGAAGCGCCTTCATCGTGGGCCTGCTCCTCATGCAG ATGCCCGAAGAGGAGGCCTTCTGTGTGTTCGTGCGGCTGATGCAGGAGTACCGGCTGCGGGAGCTCTTCAAGCCCAGCATGGCTGAGCTTGGGCTCTGCATCTATCAGTTCGAGTACATGCTGCAG GAGCAGCTCCCAGACCTCAACACCCACTTCCGCTCCCAAAGCTTCCACACATCCATGTACGCCTCCTCCTGGTTCCTCACACTGTTCctgaccaccttcccactccccGTCGCCACCCGGGTCTTCGACATCTTCATGTATGAG GGGCTGGAGATCGTGTTCCGAGTGGGCCTCGCCCTGCTGCAGGTGAACCAGGCGGAGCTGATGCAGCTGGACATGGAGGGGATGTCCCAG TACTTCCAGAGAGTGATCCCCCACCAGTTCGACAGCTGCCCGGACAAGCTGGTCCTCAAAGCCTACCAGGTCAAGTACAACCCCAAGAAGATGAAGAG GCTGGAGAAGGAGTACGCAGCCATGAAGAGCAAGGAGATGGAGGAGCAGATCGAGATCAAA AGGCTTCGGACGGAGAACCGGCTCCTGAAACAGCGGATTGAAACCCTGGAGAAG GAGAGCGCTGCTCTGGCTGATAGGTTAATCCAG GGGCAAGTGACACGGGCGCAGGAGGCAGAAGAGAACTACGTCATCAAGCGGGAGCTGGCGGTGGTGCGGCAGCAGTGTAGCTCGGCGGCCGAGGACCTGCAGAAGGCACAGAGCACCATCCGGCAGCTGCAGGAGCAGCAG GAGAACCCCCGCCTCACAGAAGACTTCGTGTCCCACCTGGAGACTGAGCTGGAACAGTCGAGGCTGCGGGAGACGGAGACACTGGGGGCCCTTCGGGAGATGCAGGACAAGGTTCTTGACATGGAAAAG AGGAACAGCTCGCTGCCCGACGAGAACAACGTGGCGCAGCTGCAGGAGGAGCTGAAGGCGCTCAAGGTGCGGGAGGGCCAGGCGGTGGCCTCGACGCGAGAGCTGAAACTGCAGCTGCAGGAGCTCTCGGACACCTGGCAG GCCCATCTGGCCCGCGGCGGCCGCTGGAAGGAGTCCCCACGGAAGCTGGTCGTGGGCGAGCTGCAGGACGAGCTGATGAGCGTGCGTCTGCGCGAGGCCCAGGCCCTGGCCGAGGGCCGCGAGCTGCGGCAGCGCGTGGTGGAACTTGAGACGCAG GACCACATCCATCGCAACCTTCTGAACCGCGTGGAGGCGGAGCGCGCGGCGCTGCAGGAGAAGCTGCAGTACCTGGCGGCACAGAACAAGGGACTGCAGACGCAGCTCAGCGAAAGCCGCCGCAAGCAGGCCGAGGCCGAGTGCAAG AGTAAGGAGGAGGTGATGGCCGTGCGACTGCGGGAGGCGGACAGCATGGCTGCGGTGGCCGAGATGCGGCAGCGCATCGCTGAGCTGGAGATCCAG AGGGAGGAGGGCCGAATCCAGGGTCAGCTGAACCACTCGGACTCATCGCAGTACATCCGCGAGCTCAAGGACCAGATCGAGGAGCTGAAGGCCGAG GTGCGGCTGCTGAAGGGCCCGCCGCCCTTCGAGGACCCGCTGGCTTTCGACGGGCTGAGCCTGGCGCGGCACTTGGACGAGGACTCGCTGCCGTCGTCGGACGAGGAGCTACTCGGTGTAGGCGTGGGCGCTGCCCTGCAGGACGCGTTGTATCCTCTGTCCCCGCGTGATGCGCGCTTCTTCCGCCGTCTAGAGCGGCCGGCCAAGGACAGCGAGGGCAGCTCAGACAGCGACGCCGATGAGCTTGCCGCGCCCTACAGCCAGGGCCTGGACAACTGA
- the EVI5L gene encoding EVI5-like protein isoform X2, giving the protein MASPTLSPDSSSQEALSAPTCSPTSDSENLSPDELELLAKLEEQNRLLEADSKSMRSMNGSRRNSGSSLVSSSSASSNLSHLEEDTWILWGRIANEWEEWRRRKEKLLKELIRKGIPHHFRAIVWQLLCSATDMPVKNQYSELLKMSSPCEKLIRRDIARTYPEHEFFKGQDSLGQEVLFNVMKAYSLVDREVGYCQGSAFIVGLLLMQMPEEEAFCVFVRLMQEYRLRELFKPSMAELGLCIYQFEYMLQEQLPDLNTHFRSQSFHTSMYASSWFLTLFLTTFPLPVATRVFDIFMYEGLEIVFRVGLALLQVNQAELMQLDMEGMSQYFQRVIPHQFDSCPDKLVLKAYQVKYNPKKMKRLEKEYAAMKSKEMEEQIEIKRLRTENRLLKQRIETLEKVRGVATGQVTRAQEAEENYVIKRELAVVRQQCSSAAEDLQKAQSTIRQLQEQQENPRLTEDFVSHLETELEQSRLRETETLGALREMQDKVLDMEKRNSSLPDENNVAQLQEELKALKVREGQAVASTRELKLQLQELSDTWQAHLARGGRWKESPRKLVVGELQDELMSVRLREAQALAEGRELRQRVVELETQDHIHRNLLNRVEAERAALQEKLQYLAAQNKGLQTQLSESRRKQAEAECKSKEEVMAVRLREADSMAAVAEMRQRIAELEIQREEGRIQGQLNHSDSSQYIRELKDQIEELKAEVRLLKGPPPFEDPLAFDGLSLARHLDEDSLPSSDEELLGVGVGAALQDALYPLSPRDARFFRRLERPAKDSEGSSDSDADELAAPYSQGLDN; this is encoded by the exons ATGGCGAGCCCCACTCTGAGCCCCGACTCCTCATCCCAGGAGGCCCTGTCGGCCCCCACCTGCTCCCCGACCTCTGACTCCGAGAACCTTAGCCCCGATGAGCTGGAGCTGCTGGCCAAGCTCGAAGAGCAGAACCG GCTCCTGGAGGCCGACTCTAAGTCCATGCGCTCCATGAATGGCTCGCGGCGGAACAGTGGCTCCTCACTGGTGTCCAGCTCCTCGGCCTCCTCCAACCTGAGCCACCTGGAGGAGGACACGTGGATCCTGTGGGGCCGGATCGCCAATGAGTGGGAGGAGTGGCGGCGCAGGAAGGAGAAGCTGCTCAAG GAGCTGATCCGCAAGGGCATCCCACACCACTTCCGGGCCATCGTGTGGCAGCTCCTATGCAGCGCCACGGACATGCCAGTCAAGAACCAGTACTCTGAGCTGCTAAAGATGTCCTCGCCGTGCGAGAAGCTGATCCGCAGGGACATTGCCCGCACCTACCCAGAACACGAGTTCTTCAAGGGCCAGGACAGCCTGGGCCAGGAGGTCCTCTTCAATGTCATGAAG GCATACTCGCTGGTGGACCGGGAGGTGGGCTACTGCCAGGGAAGCGCCTTCATCGTGGGCCTGCTCCTCATGCAG ATGCCCGAAGAGGAGGCCTTCTGTGTGTTCGTGCGGCTGATGCAGGAGTACCGGCTGCGGGAGCTCTTCAAGCCCAGCATGGCTGAGCTTGGGCTCTGCATCTATCAGTTCGAGTACATGCTGCAG GAGCAGCTCCCAGACCTCAACACCCACTTCCGCTCCCAAAGCTTCCACACATCCATGTACGCCTCCTCCTGGTTCCTCACACTGTTCctgaccaccttcccactccccGTCGCCACCCGGGTCTTCGACATCTTCATGTATGAG GGGCTGGAGATCGTGTTCCGAGTGGGCCTCGCCCTGCTGCAGGTGAACCAGGCGGAGCTGATGCAGCTGGACATGGAGGGGATGTCCCAG TACTTCCAGAGAGTGATCCCCCACCAGTTCGACAGCTGCCCGGACAAGCTGGTCCTCAAAGCCTACCAGGTCAAGTACAACCCCAAGAAGATGAAGAG GCTGGAGAAGGAGTACGCAGCCATGAAGAGCAAGGAGATGGAGGAGCAGATCGAGATCAAA AGGCTTCGGACGGAGAACCGGCTCCTGAAACAGCGGATTGAAACCCTGGAGAAGGTGAGGGGCGTGGCCACC GGGCAAGTGACACGGGCGCAGGAGGCAGAAGAGAACTACGTCATCAAGCGGGAGCTGGCGGTGGTGCGGCAGCAGTGTAGCTCGGCGGCCGAGGACCTGCAGAAGGCACAGAGCACCATCCGGCAGCTGCAGGAGCAGCAG GAGAACCCCCGCCTCACAGAAGACTTCGTGTCCCACCTGGAGACTGAGCTGGAACAGTCGAGGCTGCGGGAGACGGAGACACTGGGGGCCCTTCGGGAGATGCAGGACAAGGTTCTTGACATGGAAAAG AGGAACAGCTCGCTGCCCGACGAGAACAACGTGGCGCAGCTGCAGGAGGAGCTGAAGGCGCTCAAGGTGCGGGAGGGCCAGGCGGTGGCCTCGACGCGAGAGCTGAAACTGCAGCTGCAGGAGCTCTCGGACACCTGGCAG GCCCATCTGGCCCGCGGCGGCCGCTGGAAGGAGTCCCCACGGAAGCTGGTCGTGGGCGAGCTGCAGGACGAGCTGATGAGCGTGCGTCTGCGCGAGGCCCAGGCCCTGGCCGAGGGCCGCGAGCTGCGGCAGCGCGTGGTGGAACTTGAGACGCAG GACCACATCCATCGCAACCTTCTGAACCGCGTGGAGGCGGAGCGCGCGGCGCTGCAGGAGAAGCTGCAGTACCTGGCGGCACAGAACAAGGGACTGCAGACGCAGCTCAGCGAAAGCCGCCGCAAGCAGGCCGAGGCCGAGTGCAAG AGTAAGGAGGAGGTGATGGCCGTGCGACTGCGGGAGGCGGACAGCATGGCTGCGGTGGCCGAGATGCGGCAGCGCATCGCTGAGCTGGAGATCCAG AGGGAGGAGGGCCGAATCCAGGGTCAGCTGAACCACTCGGACTCATCGCAGTACATCCGCGAGCTCAAGGACCAGATCGAGGAGCTGAAGGCCGAG GTGCGGCTGCTGAAGGGCCCGCCGCCCTTCGAGGACCCGCTGGCTTTCGACGGGCTGAGCCTGGCGCGGCACTTGGACGAGGACTCGCTGCCGTCGTCGGACGAGGAGCTACTCGGTGTAGGCGTGGGCGCTGCCCTGCAGGACGCGTTGTATCCTCTGTCCCCGCGTGATGCGCGCTTCTTCCGCCGTCTAGAGCGGCCGGCCAAGGACAGCGAGGGCAGCTCAGACAGCGACGCCGATGAGCTTGCCGCGCCCTACAGCCAGGGCCTGGACAACTGA
- the EVI5L gene encoding EVI5-like protein isoform X3, with translation MASPTLSPDSSSQEALSAPTCSPTSDSENLSPDELELLAKLEEQNRLLEADSKSMRSMNGSRRNSGSSLVSSSSASSNLSHLEEDTWILWGRIANEWEEWRRRKEKLLKELIRKGIPHHFRAIVWQLLCSATDMPVKNQYSELLKMSSPCEKLIRRDIARTYPEHEFFKGQDSLGQEVLFNVMKAYSLVDREVGYCQGSAFIVGLLLMQMPEEEAFCVFVRLMQEYRLRELFKPSMAELGLCIYQFEYMLQEQLPDLNTHFRSQSFHTSMYASSWFLTLFLTTFPLPVATRVFDIFMYEGLEIVFRVGLALLQVNQAELMQLDMEGMSQYFQRVIPHQFDSCPDKLVLKAYQVKYNPKKMKRLEKEYAAMKSKEMEEQIEIKRLRTENRLLKQRIETLEKGQVTRAQEAEENYVIKRELAVVRQQCSSAAEDLQKAQSTIRQLQEQQENPRLTEDFVSHLETELEQSRLRETETLGALREMQDKVLDMEKRNSSLPDENNVAQLQEELKALKVREGQAVASTRELKLQLQELSDTWQAHLARGGRWKESPRKLVVGELQDELMSVRLREAQALAEGRELRQRVVELETQDHIHRNLLNRVEAERAALQEKLQYLAAQNKGLQTQLSESRRKQAEAECKSKEEVMAVRLREADSMAAVAEMRQRIAELEIQREEGRIQGQLNHSDSSQYIRELKDQIEELKAEVRLLKGPPPFEDPLAFDGLSLARHLDEDSLPSSDEELLGVGVGAALQDALYPLSPRDARFFRRLERPAKDSEGSSDSDADELAAPYSQGLDN, from the exons ATGGCGAGCCCCACTCTGAGCCCCGACTCCTCATCCCAGGAGGCCCTGTCGGCCCCCACCTGCTCCCCGACCTCTGACTCCGAGAACCTTAGCCCCGATGAGCTGGAGCTGCTGGCCAAGCTCGAAGAGCAGAACCG GCTCCTGGAGGCCGACTCTAAGTCCATGCGCTCCATGAATGGCTCGCGGCGGAACAGTGGCTCCTCACTGGTGTCCAGCTCCTCGGCCTCCTCCAACCTGAGCCACCTGGAGGAGGACACGTGGATCCTGTGGGGCCGGATCGCCAATGAGTGGGAGGAGTGGCGGCGCAGGAAGGAGAAGCTGCTCAAG GAGCTGATCCGCAAGGGCATCCCACACCACTTCCGGGCCATCGTGTGGCAGCTCCTATGCAGCGCCACGGACATGCCAGTCAAGAACCAGTACTCTGAGCTGCTAAAGATGTCCTCGCCGTGCGAGAAGCTGATCCGCAGGGACATTGCCCGCACCTACCCAGAACACGAGTTCTTCAAGGGCCAGGACAGCCTGGGCCAGGAGGTCCTCTTCAATGTCATGAAG GCATACTCGCTGGTGGACCGGGAGGTGGGCTACTGCCAGGGAAGCGCCTTCATCGTGGGCCTGCTCCTCATGCAG ATGCCCGAAGAGGAGGCCTTCTGTGTGTTCGTGCGGCTGATGCAGGAGTACCGGCTGCGGGAGCTCTTCAAGCCCAGCATGGCTGAGCTTGGGCTCTGCATCTATCAGTTCGAGTACATGCTGCAG GAGCAGCTCCCAGACCTCAACACCCACTTCCGCTCCCAAAGCTTCCACACATCCATGTACGCCTCCTCCTGGTTCCTCACACTGTTCctgaccaccttcccactccccGTCGCCACCCGGGTCTTCGACATCTTCATGTATGAG GGGCTGGAGATCGTGTTCCGAGTGGGCCTCGCCCTGCTGCAGGTGAACCAGGCGGAGCTGATGCAGCTGGACATGGAGGGGATGTCCCAG TACTTCCAGAGAGTGATCCCCCACCAGTTCGACAGCTGCCCGGACAAGCTGGTCCTCAAAGCCTACCAGGTCAAGTACAACCCCAAGAAGATGAAGAG GCTGGAGAAGGAGTACGCAGCCATGAAGAGCAAGGAGATGGAGGAGCAGATCGAGATCAAA AGGCTTCGGACGGAGAACCGGCTCCTGAAACAGCGGATTGAAACCCTGGAGAAG GGGCAAGTGACACGGGCGCAGGAGGCAGAAGAGAACTACGTCATCAAGCGGGAGCTGGCGGTGGTGCGGCAGCAGTGTAGCTCGGCGGCCGAGGACCTGCAGAAGGCACAGAGCACCATCCGGCAGCTGCAGGAGCAGCAG GAGAACCCCCGCCTCACAGAAGACTTCGTGTCCCACCTGGAGACTGAGCTGGAACAGTCGAGGCTGCGGGAGACGGAGACACTGGGGGCCCTTCGGGAGATGCAGGACAAGGTTCTTGACATGGAAAAG AGGAACAGCTCGCTGCCCGACGAGAACAACGTGGCGCAGCTGCAGGAGGAGCTGAAGGCGCTCAAGGTGCGGGAGGGCCAGGCGGTGGCCTCGACGCGAGAGCTGAAACTGCAGCTGCAGGAGCTCTCGGACACCTGGCAG GCCCATCTGGCCCGCGGCGGCCGCTGGAAGGAGTCCCCACGGAAGCTGGTCGTGGGCGAGCTGCAGGACGAGCTGATGAGCGTGCGTCTGCGCGAGGCCCAGGCCCTGGCCGAGGGCCGCGAGCTGCGGCAGCGCGTGGTGGAACTTGAGACGCAG GACCACATCCATCGCAACCTTCTGAACCGCGTGGAGGCGGAGCGCGCGGCGCTGCAGGAGAAGCTGCAGTACCTGGCGGCACAGAACAAGGGACTGCAGACGCAGCTCAGCGAAAGCCGCCGCAAGCAGGCCGAGGCCGAGTGCAAG AGTAAGGAGGAGGTGATGGCCGTGCGACTGCGGGAGGCGGACAGCATGGCTGCGGTGGCCGAGATGCGGCAGCGCATCGCTGAGCTGGAGATCCAG AGGGAGGAGGGCCGAATCCAGGGTCAGCTGAACCACTCGGACTCATCGCAGTACATCCGCGAGCTCAAGGACCAGATCGAGGAGCTGAAGGCCGAG GTGCGGCTGCTGAAGGGCCCGCCGCCCTTCGAGGACCCGCTGGCTTTCGACGGGCTGAGCCTGGCGCGGCACTTGGACGAGGACTCGCTGCCGTCGTCGGACGAGGAGCTACTCGGTGTAGGCGTGGGCGCTGCCCTGCAGGACGCGTTGTATCCTCTGTCCCCGCGTGATGCGCGCTTCTTCCGCCGTCTAGAGCGGCCGGCCAAGGACAGCGAGGGCAGCTCAGACAGCGACGCCGATGAGCTTGCCGCGCCCTACAGCCAGGGCCTGGACAACTGA